aacaaaccacccctccaccccttaattttcaaaacattttggggAGGTTAGCTATGTGATTCTCATTTAATTTAATGGAAGCTGTATGTCTAAAGCCTcatgttttgctttaaaaaaaaaaaagattaggaaAAGTCAGCAGCCCAAAATATTGTGCAGCTGATATTCTGTTCAAGTTTCTGTCAAATGTCATATAAACCAGTGACAAATCAAGATACAGAATACAGGGAAGCAATGAAAGTCATTATATAAAATAGTCAACTTCCTGTACCAAATGAGAGCACAGAGTTACATAGATTTGCAATATCAAAAAGAATAGAATTGTGATAGACATTAATCAACCAGTATGTCAATCCAAGTTAATGTTTCTTataagtgaaagaagaaaatattaaaaggtTTTCATTCAGATATGAATTTACTCAAATACTTTAATTCACATGACCTCAAACTGCAAGCTGATTAACACAGGCAGATCTTTACAGCTGCACAAAGCCCCATCTAAGCCAATGGGTCTTCATGCGGACACAAAGGTCCTCTTGATCAGCTTGGAAAAGCAGGGCCTACGTTAATAAAATATCCTCTTTAGCAAATGAAGTAATTAGAActgataaaaataatgtaaagagTCTAGTAGTCTGTTGAAGACCTTAAGCTCAAAACGTTACACATTCTTAactttatattacattttaaaggtAAAATAAATAACCTTATTGTAATCAAAACCAATGAAAATGTCTAATCAAGAATTACTTGATTCTATCATTTTAAGGCAGGAATCAAATATTCTAGCCTAATCCAACTACATCAGAAAGCtgaaaattcattttgttttcttacCTAGAGTACACTGAGTCTCTGTGATGACATTTAGTTCTCTGAGGTAGAGTTTTTCCTTGTGAGACAGATCTCGTCTCTCTAAATCTCCAAGAAAAGACAAAACAGCAGTAAAACCGTGTAGTGTTATACATTTTCAAATCCATCATAAAAGAAGTTCCAACTAGGCCAAAAACTAGTTTACAACTTCTTTTCCACGCGATGAAAAAGGAAGTCTGTATAATAAAATGTCTATTTTAGTTGATATTTAGTTTAGCAGTAGTACAATCCAAGGATAATAGtaaaaagctgaaaataattatgttaataaaatgtaatttaaggGGATATTagtttaacacacacaaaattattcCATACAGAAGTATTACACTACTATAGAAAAAGATGTTACTGTTTCTtttataaattgtttaaaaaattagattTCCCCCAATAAATTGCATTAAAATGACACTGACAAGTAGTAAAGGCAGAAAGTATGTTTTTGAAAAGTTTTTACAAATTCTAATGTAAGGATTATAGTAGTTAATGATGGAGAAGACAGACTGTCAAAAATTCTCACAAAAAAGTGAAGCGCAGATCCCCCTGAGTATTCTGATATTTTCCCTCCGCATGGAAATAATGTAGTGCATTATTGTGCGAGAACTAGAAACTGAAACTGACCAATCTAGTTCACTATCCAAGTTGAGCAAAATTCAGAAAGTTCCCAATAATAATAAATGCTCAAAAATAAATTAGGGCCAAGATTAACAAAAGTCACTTAAGCACCCCATCCTCTGAGAAGCAGGCCCCTTTACATAATTTCAAGataggcacccaaaaatcactagtcacttttgaaatcttGGCCCAGATTTTCAGCTAATGTAAATTATTAGTAACAGAAATAGAAAATGGGTACGCTTGATTTTTATCTTGACTGTGTCCTCTTAAATGAAAGATCTATGTTATATTCCAAAAGATGAGAGTTGCCAGTTTGTACACATTTGAATCAACATATTTTTTACATAAGCTTTTTCAACCTGGATACCTGGATATTTTCGTTTAAATGAGGTCACACCCAAGTATTCACTGACTTGCTCCTGAAGCATATAGTATTCTCCCGTTTCATCAGGTGGCCATTTGTATTCTATCAAATTTTCAGCAGGAAAGTAGCTAAAGCTAAATACAAAAACAATCGGCTTGAAATAATAATAGTagattttactaaaaaaaaaaaaatacacattgtgtaAAAAAAGTCAGAATACTCAAAGTAATCATTAACAATGCCATGCTTCTAGAACTTGATCTaattcccatttaagtcaacacAACACTCCGATAGAAAGTTGGTTCAGCCCCTTAGACTATATCCTCCTCCTACCCCATCTCAAAATTACACACATTCCGTGTGTTTCATTTCACTAGTGTTTCACAAAACTAGTATTTATCAATGAATCACTGGACATGAAATCAAGGACTGTGTAACCCCTGACAAGGTAAGAATAAGAAAACAGGCATTCATACTGAAAGATATGGCTTTTTAAATATTACCTAAAATTATAAAATGCAAAAAGAAGTCAAATGTACAAGTAAGGTCAGTCCTTAGAATAACCAAAGCGCACTTTTGCataatttgcattaaaaaaacatGCCATTACACTATATTAAAAGTAATGTTGAAGCAAGGAAGTTGCTCACATGCCACTTTAATTCCCCGTGCCTCAGCActgctgaagtcaaaggaatGCATGAGCAACATATAAACAGAGAAAAAAGAGCTAATGTTAAAACTTATggaaaaacacaacaaaatagTGTTTAAAAAACTATAAAACCTCAATAAAGCGATATTACCCAAGATCTTGACTAGAAGTTTCACAACTTCGAGAACTGTCCCCTGAGCCCATACGTCGTCTTTTTGATGGCTGGCTGCCATCATTTGAATTTTCTTCTGTGTCATCCTGAAATAAACACGGAGAGCAAGCATTAAAAAGGTAGCCAAGAAGTACTGCACGTACTTAATGTATTAGGATATGACAATTTAAAGACTCACAAAGATGTAATAAACTATTCTGGGATTGTGAAAGGTGGCTGTGACTAGAAAGAACTTGTTCACTAGAAGTACTGTGCTATTTCAAAAGGGTTCTATGAGCCAAATCATGGGCTGGCTTGCACAGTTCCTTACTCCCTTGTGCTGGCTACTCATCATGCTTAGCAGCACAAAAGGACAACCAGGTTCCGCAGAGCCACTATGTTTCCCCCATTGTCATACAGGTGGGTAGGAAGGGGTGGGAAGTGAGCAGATCTTTGACTGTGCCCATCAGCACCAACATGTCTTCCGGTGTAACTATCTGCACATCATCTGCTAAAGATCTGGCACAGTTTACTCAATCCCTGGAGCAGTGAATAAACTTGGAGCACGACTGTGACTCTCAAAGTTATTGTCTCCCTCCAGGGCTACTCCAAGAGCAGTGCAACAACACATTACCCTTTGTTATGACTGACAGTTACAAATCATGGAATGTATCATCAATGACAAAGAGAATTTACATAAACAGATTTAAAGtaatagaaaaatatattctctCAGATGTGAGTATAAAAGGAGCTGTGTCTAGTTTACATAAAGCTTTGAACATAGAACTACAAAAGAGCTGCTTTTCATGAAGAAATAAGTAAGCTGTAGAGAGAAAAACtgatgcagtggagttgaaatATATATGGAGGGCAGAAGTCCCATCTTCAAAATGAGCTGTTACCAAAGTGAAGTTACTCTATCAATGATGCCTTTCCCCAGTCAGATTTAAAAAGACCTATGGCAAGAGAAAGGATGATATTTAGAATATGTGGTTGTGATGAAATTTGCTCATACTCAAGGGTCATGCCCTAaaatggggggggagagggaatgaaAATATATACAATTTTAAGATGTTACCAAAGCGAGAGACCAATGAAACCACTGGTCTTATTGTTGGGATATACACTGAATAAGTAAACTATATCTAAAAGATGAAGAATATTATATTAATTGATTGAAATCCTGTATAGTTTGTTATTCAGCTTGTAAACAGACGTAGGAGCCACTGAATATCAGCCATATGCCATCTTAGTAGCTCCAACTCTACGTCACATTACAAATcattggaagaaaacaaaagccTTCAATGGCTTTACCTTGTTTAATAACATTTGTGAAATATTGCTGATGGAAGAACTAACCTGTCAAAAACAGTCAAGCCCACACAGTTACACTTAgtatttgtttattaattaatgaCAGGTACATAAGGCTTGTTTAGTGAATGTCTTTCCACTTATATTGATATGTTAATCTCAAATATAACACTTTAAACATGGATTTAAGAGACAACAGCGATTTATAAACTAGTTTTCCCTACTTTAGCTACATAACACTTGTAAGATCAATACAATCAAAAGATTAGAAAAAACATgtctctccccctctctgcttttcttttactttgtatatttgacaGCTCTTTATGTCTAGTCTTTTTccctgtttgtgtgggtcttcaCATagcaaaaaagaagagaaaaaacttTTAAATTAGGGGAAAAAATTGGTAAGAAGACTTTGAAGCAGGAGTAATTACTAGATCTATTTTAAATTGACCATCTCAAGCTGATGGAGTCCTTTTAAAAGCGGTGGTTTTCATGCAAAGAAACATAGGGAAGTAGAAAAAGAAACTGGTGGAGAATCTCACACATGGTTTTATTACAAAAACTATTtctatggaaaaaataatattcaTTGATCGAAATCCTGTTTTGTTATTCAGCCTGTAACTGTCAGTAGGAACCACTGAGTATCAGCCATGTAGCCTCAGCACTTGTATATCAAATGTTGCCCCTTTTCAACCtaagcagctagtcaaagtttgggggcCTGGAGATGTTCCAAATGGAAGTATGAATTAGTGATAGgtgtttatttataaagaacgTACAAAAATCTTGTCTCTCTGAATGAAGAAGAAATCAAAaagcaggaaacagcttcttttgctcactGCACCAAGCGTACTCTTTTCATTCTGCACTTCTACCCAAAAACCTGTCTTCAGTTTCTTCAGGTCAGCCACCATGCTTTCAGCTGCTCtttcaggctctctctttcttttccagtttttttccTATCTGTTCTGCTGCTCCCTGCCCGCACACCCACACTCCTCCCCATAAGCAATACTCAGCAAAAGCTCCAGGGTGCATTCACACACCCCTTCTCTTATTTGGGAGTATATGCTTACTGTTAGGTTAACTGAAGGGTGAATTTACACTTATCAATCTCAATGGGGTTTTAACTCAATCCAAAACAAATTTTCATCCAGCTCATAAcacaagatttttttcaaaggagaTGGCCTAGTTCAACCACAGTTATTAAACTTGAAAAGGGAATTCATTCACAGAAATCCTATGACCTAGGTTACATAGGAAATCAAATGATACCAGATAATCAAAATGGTCCTTTCTGgacttaaaatatatgaatctattctcagctctgccatgcaCCTCCTGTGTGACCATAAGAAGGTACTTATCTTCTATGTACctttgtttccccatctatataaATGAGATAATGGTACTTAGCCTCCTGTGTATTGattaaaggtgctatgtattaAGATTATCAATCCTTTAGACCATCTGCAAACTTGAGTTTTCCAAGATACTTTCAGACAGCATTTGCTAAAGTCACCCCTGAAtttgagggaaggggagaagcaggaaaCAAATGTTGGAAACACTGGAAAGCCCAGATCCTTTGCAAAGATATTAGCCATCACTGATCCCTGGCCCTCGGGTGCCGTTTTGGGCCTGCGGCAGGACTGTACAAGGACAGTGCCAAACCTTGGACCTGGGCAACTTTCGGGCCTGGAACCCAACCCTGCAGGAGACCCAGGAGCTCTAGCCCTCCACCCGTGAGTGGCCCCTTCGGCGAGGGGGCTGAGGAGCTGTCTGTCGCCCGTTCACTTGAAGAGGCGCCCAGGGCCCCGTATCCCAGCACCTGCTCAGCTCCGCGCCCGGGGCAGGGGGCTCCCTCCGGTGCAGGGGACTCTGGGGCCCGGCCTGTGGGACGGGCCGGGTCTGGGGGCGTGGAGAGGGACCAAGGGCACAGGTTGGGCGCGGAGGTGGCAAAGCTGCAGCCTCTTCTCCCTCAGGGGctggctgcccccccccgccgggTCACCTCCCCCCGTAACCCCGGGGGAGAGGGTGGCGGTGGGCAGGGCTGACTCCCCCCAACACAGCCCACACACGCTGCGGGTCTCCCTCTCCCCTGGGTcggccccctctgcccccgcttCCCCGCGGCCGCCGCTCCCCCTGGGGCTCCCTGCGAAAGTCCCGCCGAGCCGCGGCTGGGGGGGttcccagcccggcccggcctcTCTCACCTTCAGGGACTGGGTCCCGGGCGTGGCCGGGTCGCTGTCACAGACCCGCGGGGAGAGAACCGCCGCCATGGCCGCCTCCGCCGCCCGCTCCCTCCGCTGGGCGGGGCGAGGAGTCGCAGCGTCCCCGGCGTCATGTCCGTCTCGCCCAATCCCATAGCGCCACCTGCCGGCCAGACCCGGGGCACGCGCCCCTCGCCCGCAGCCAGGGCCTCCCGGGGCGCCCGTGGGCCTGTTTCTGAGCCTCCTTCTCACCGCGTCGCCGCCCCCACTATTCTCCAGCCTGCTTCGCCTCTGCCCCGCGCCCCCAGGGtttcccaccaccacctgccttcCCCTCTCCTCACTTTTCTAGTTATCCCACCACAGATTCAGCTCCCCTGGGGAGCGCCCTGGCCTAGGCAGAGCCCTGCTGGTTTTTCCAGTGTCAGCCATGAGACAAGTCAACTCTCGTAAATGTACTGCCAGAGACACGATTTCcaagtaaaattaagcctcactcGGGCTCTCCTCATAGAACTCGCAAATGTCCGGATTTTTTTTTCAGGCCCGTGTTTTCCCTCTTCTGATATGTGAGAGTTCTATTACAAGGTCACCAGTGAAGCCTAATTGTACTTAGAAATTGCCGTCAGCCCCAGGCAAGGGGGCTCCCGCTATCAGCTCCGACCAAGGCAGAGCTCCTGCTTTCAGCCCCAAGGGCTTGGGACTCCCACTGTCAGCCCCACTAGGAggggctcctgctgtcagcccAAGAAGTAGCAGCAGGGACTCCACCTAGGGCTGGCCCTAACCCAAAtgatgctcccccgcccccccaaattTGTTAAACATTTGAATACcgtatttttattgcatttgtagcccatttcacaactttgacGCACAATTTGCACGCATGATTTAGCCCTGTCCTATAAGacgataaatttgcatgctaggatctgtaaatctatatttattcatgccatatagaAATAAATCATGTCCTcaaagcttatagaaactttttaattttaagaataactgaaatataCTATCAAGAAATTGAATTGTGCACCAACACTGGGTGGACCAGTATTACATAGTGTTACAGTCggtgacagccttagaatatTAAAGTGTCAGCCAGtgacattttatatatttacatacTGCACAATTTCTTCTCCATAAAAAACatttctatgaaaaaagaaatctttgaagttattttgttctACAGCATTTACTATAGAGAAAATATTGAACATATTACCCCACCATACACTGTACAAAGTTTGGCTTCTAGCTTCACGTCAGTCCAGTCATTAAAGGGTGGATTACCTCCTCCGTGTTGACCTCTGACTTACATTACCATTCAAGTTGTTCAAATGCAGAATAAAATATGGATAAACTCTTATAGAGTGTTGAaagatttttatcggtaaatgttgatttcactatacacacacaaactgataaaAAATAATTCCATCAATAATGGAAAATTTACACAGGCAAAGTAATAAAAATGGTGCTTAAGAACTTacgtttgatttaaggatatttactttatatattttgacgTTATGTTGACAATTCGTGTTTTCACAGTTATAAAGTTtgaactttttgaatcttaacATTTGTCATTAATTATTTTCTGACAcctcataatttcctgcaactgtgaaaatttcaatcaataaaaataaaaaatgtttaatatcCATAATTtggtgcaactgtgaaaatgcaaacagaaaaaaagcttaaaaataaaccagtATTATTCATCAAAATTATACAAAACTAAAAATTGAATTATGCAAAGCCTACTTATAgaaaaggccctgattctgcaaggtcTTAAGCATGTGTGCATATTTCTTTACTCCtggaagtagtcccattgacaggtttcagagtagcagccgtgttagtctgtattcgcaaaaagaaaaggagtacttgtggcaccttagagactaaccaatttatttgagcacaagctttcgtgagctacagctcacttcatcggatccaatgaagtgagctgtagctcacaaaagcgtatgctcaaataaattgattagtctctaaggtgccacaagtactccttttcttttagtcccaTTGAGTTCTCTAGGACCACTCACATGTGCAAAATTATTGTGTGTGTTAGCATTTACAGAATAAGAagcttatatatatatttacatttacactaacacagctaccccctcaTACTTGACCCATTGCTTAAGTGTTTACTGGAGTGGAGCCCAAGTTTATTAAGCTTGAAGAAGCCAGTTGTTACCATGTCCAGGTGAAATTACCATTCTGATGCCTTGTCTATGTAAGAAGTATTTGCTTTGTGGCAGGGGTGGACGTAGCCTCCTGATTCAATGCATGCACTATACTAAAGAGGGGATACTGACCACCCAAATCAGCACCCTCTCCCCAACACCACAATGCTAATGGGGAGGGGAAGTCCTGGGTGCGAGGAGGCAGTGGGCTTGAAGAGTGAGAGAGCACTACACTTGTCCagtagcagcagctcctgtcccacagggctgggcatggctccctgctctgggcattgtgacctggtaCATGGTCACAGCCTCATGGGACAAGAGCCAGCACTAAGGGTGATTTCTACGGGTACAACTGAACTCATGAACCCTGATACTAAAGCTACCCTTGCTTTGTAGTCAAAGGCATTAACTACAACCTTGAAATGCCTGATGGCTTGGTTATGTAACAGAAAATTAAACATGATCTatattattttgaaaacaaatactatttattttcttttgaatcaTTATGTTTGAACAATATCAATGAAATAATAGCAGATTTGAGTCACTGTTAGGTTAATAATGTTAGCAGTTCTAACATTCTGTATAAGTACTTTGCAAATTTTGTCTTAGCCATTCTTTtcaatatatatatgtattgttGTCATTAACTGTCAATTACATATCCATCTCCAAAGATTTTAGGTTGTCACTGAATGGATTTTACAGCTCTTCTGGCTTTGTTGTCATTACAAACCAGTCCgatgaaataaaaaaagtcatTGAATCCACTAAATACAATATATCAGCCTCCAGACTAAGGATTATAAAACAGCTGATGATTTGTAATTTGGGGTCCATCCTGGtatcagtgaagtcaatgacaacactcctactgacttcaacaggagcaggactgggaccttaaATGGAATGTTCCAAACTTGAAAGTACAAAAATGAGAGTTTAACAGGCATAAGAAAAAACAGCTGGCTACAGTAGGGAAAATGTATTTAATctaagaaaagattttaaaaataagccaCATTACAGTGGCTTTCCTCACTACTAGATCTCTGAAGAGATTCTTGCTGTGGAATTTGATGAATATGACAACTGAGAGTAAATACAATGTTACTTTTCTGTTTCAGAGTCACCTCAAAGAGCAGAATATTTCCCTTTTATGAATGGAATTGTCACATGTAATTTGTTGGAACCCATTCTTTAGAATGTGCGAGGCCccattcagcaccttgcaaaatGTGTTCTTTGTACCTGTCATAAATTCATAAACACAGCAGATGTATACAGTATGGACTCTcccatatacatttttaaaaaaattatagaaaAGAATTGGTAAAATTTGTTTAAATGTATGTGAATTTCAATGTATCAACTGTTTTTAACTTAACAAAGGAAGTGTTCTAAAATAACTGTAACTTTATGAAGATTTTTGAACAATTATACAGAGTATTGTGATGACCGTTAACAGAGGTTGCTTTTAGAGAACTACTCATAATAACAAGCCATTATCAAAGCCAATGAAATAAAGGATTCTGTTTCACATTTAGCTGAAACCCAGTTGTCCCTTGCAACATCCCAGACCCATCTGCTGGACATCTATTGGGGAGAAAAGAACAAAGTACTAATAAATTGTTTTAAGGAATTTTTTCAGATTAGAACTTTACAATGAACATGTAGCATTATATAGGTGCAGCTAGtttatattaatttattaaaaataataagaatgTATATAAAACTGCAAATTAAAGGGAGTTTGAATGTTTTATTATCATTtattaaatgcattttattttcttttagagAAAATATACTTTAAGAGCTCTGAAAATCTGGTAGCCAAAAAATGTTCTTCAGTGATTTTCCTTATCACTTTTAAAATATCTACTGAAACATACACTCGGGCTAAATCTGTAATACTTACTCAGGCAAACCTGTTGTGTCCTCGTCACACTGACCAGCAGTGTTAGTCAGCCATGGTGAGGTATACATGCTGCCATCCTTTAAGTAAGACAGAGCAGCCGAGCTTCCTCTGCACCTCAGAGCTCCAAGGGGTAACTCACCCTAAAGCAATGCAGATCTGGACCACCCTGAATGTGGTAGTATGCCCAAGAGACACAATAAGGCCCCACACATCTAACTCAGTTTGTGAAAATATTATGAGTAAATTAATCTGTCTACTCACTTTTATTGCCTGACCAGTCTTTTGCAAGATTAGGACTGTTACTACATATTTATAGCGATCAAAGCCCATGTCCTTGACAGCTCTTAATATTTCTTCTGAGATTGAATTACACAAGAAGACACTAGTCGCACCATTATACTTGGTTTTTTGAAGTCTCTGCTAtcaaaagagttttaaaaaattgtaatctCCATCCTAACAAGCTTTTGTATAAATAAATCTTACTTTTAGCtataaagaaaaaggaagtaAACTACTGGAATGTTTATACACAATAGATGACGTCCCCAAATAAAAAGTTAATCATTTTTACTGTGAAACACTTTATCtgtcaaaatattgaaatatttcactttaaaacatttttaacaaaTCTTAACTTTCTTTGAAATGAACAGAAGTATACTTTTTTCCTTTTGACTCAGTTTCATGGAAAATAGCCTAGGGAGCATCTAGTCTGCATACCCACGACATGTCTCCTGCACTGCAGAGCCAATGGGATTAGTTCTTAGTTTTCATGGTAAATAGTACAATTTCCCTGCTCTTTGGCAACTATAGACTGTATCAGTAGATTCTCCAGAACAGAGTCCCTCATTCCATTTAACTTGATTTCATATACGGCAATCAGACTGTTGTTAATAACACCAGAGGGACTCCACCAGGAATACTTTGCTCTCATGTCATGAAATGTCACCCGAACCAATTAAGGGAATAAAATTCAAAAAATCCACAAtttcctatttattttattttggatagttctctgacccATTTTAATCTATCAACAGAAAAGAGATCCAATCCCATAAAGAGCTGAAAACCCTCAACTTCCACCTTCACTGCTGGTGCTCAGCAAGCACCCTGCAAAAGACATTCAGTATCTTACAATTTAGAGCCTGTGATGAGCACGTGGACAGACTTATGgatatgcttaactttatagtAACTTTGTAGTAACCCCATGGCTGTCTTTGAGGGACTGGGGCCTAACATTTACACTAAAATTAAGTATCTTACATACAGACAACTTAAACAAAAAGTATTACTCTACCGTTAGTATAAGTTGAGCTTTGTTTCTTACTAAATGAGCCTGGAATTTCCTATATGGCTCCATTCTGTACGTATtggcatattttatttttgccaTGCTAGTCTTCAATGTAAATATTTCACTTTTCCCAAACTCTGCAAACGATTCCCCATCCATTGGTTCCATACCGTGAACTTCATGGCTTGAATTTCTCATTCTGTCTTTTAAGAGCTGTgcatgctttttaaaacaaaagaaaaaataaagcttAGTATCACTCTTTGGTATTTGATTGTTGAAAGTTTTCTGACACTTCAAAATGGTATGGCTAGAGGGAAAGACTTGAATTTTATTTGGGATCATCTTAGcagatatttgaaaaaaaaactagACTGTGAATTGTTCACCTCTGTTATGGATAATTGAGGAGTGTGCTAGTTATCTGATGTTCTTTCTGGGAAAAGGGCCAAAGTTTATATCCTCTCACCTAAGCTCTGATTCTGCTTCCCCTGAAGTCTATGCAAATTTTGATGTTGACTTCTTTGCAGGCAGAATTGGGCACTCAGAGCACTCAGGGGAGAAGAAACCCTCAATCAATCTGCCAATAAATCCTTTTCACTATCTTTCAAAAGtgttggaaagcataatcccagcCATTTATCCAAACACCTGTGTTACCAGTAGAAAATTTTCAGTACTGGTGCTGATGTTGTATACAATACCAGTATAATAAACGTTATTACTGATTTGTTTATTGATTGATCTTTTGTGTGATTATATTCTGAAAAACTACTATACAAACTGCACTGCAGAGATGCATATTTGTTGTGTCTCAATGACTTCCAGATAAAATTTGCTCAATTTTAAgcagaaatgttttcttttctatttgCAAGAACTAAAAAGTCAGTTTTGGACCTGTGGCATTCAGTGCCtgaagcagcaccctggaacccccatattcaccactgtcatataattatgttttgtacaaagta
The genomic region above belongs to Caretta caretta isolate rCarCar2 chromosome 3, rCarCar1.hap1, whole genome shotgun sequence and contains:
- the DYNLT2 gene encoding dynein light chain Tctex-type protein 2 produces the protein MDKHAKASRLLSGGKGERRLSMFEKDSHAQLLKDRMRNSSHEVHGMEPMDGESFAEFGKSEIFTLKTSMAKIKYANTYRMEPYRKFQAHLVRNKAQLILTQRLQKTKYNGATSVFLCNSISEEILRAVKDMGFDRYKYVVTVLILQKTGQAIKMSSRWVWDVARDNWVSAKCETESFISLALIMACYYE